In one Methylobacterium sp. SyP6R genomic region, the following are encoded:
- a CDS encoding DUF5666 domain-containing protein: MRRASSVTRRGLLRLLSGASWLAAAGPAGAAGDKILDQGIGGTGIRPGPDEEGDRGIGGTGVVGTIRGFGSIIVNDLRIAYPADVPVTIDGRPARVEDLRVGQVVRTLAQPGEGGLSTAGIAVIHEVVGPVQGLGADRLTVLGQMVATAGLPPGMPRPVLGERVAVSGLRRPDGSIAASRIDPAGDAPDLVAGPVRRGPAGALRIGNLPLSGLDPALAGGRAVVQGSLAGGRLAVMRGLPASEPFGAEVRRLSIEAYVTREGGALRTGAGYAVTGRGGLVPAGGGLAILDGRAGRGGRLDLEGVRLRPDPAGREGGRGQGGPGRPGQGGSRGGPGGGQGGPHGGSHGGASGGSRGGSPGGPRGEPGGRSGGFGRSPDLGGDRPFGGSEGGRFGGPGRGEIDPRLPGGDGMGRFGGPGGQGGIGGQGGMGGGFGGPGGLAPQGGPGGFGRPGGGEGFGGGGGFGGGGRR; encoded by the coding sequence GTGCGACGCGCTTCCTCCGTCACCCGGCGCGGCCTCCTGCGCCTCCTCTCCGGCGCGAGCTGGCTCGCGGCCGCCGGGCCTGCCGGGGCTGCCGGCGACAAGATTCTCGACCAGGGGATCGGCGGCACCGGCATCCGGCCCGGGCCCGACGAGGAGGGCGACCGCGGCATCGGCGGCACCGGCGTCGTCGGCACCATCCGGGGCTTCGGCAGCATCATCGTCAACGACCTGCGCATCGCCTACCCGGCCGACGTGCCGGTGACGATCGACGGGCGCCCGGCCCGGGTCGAGGACCTGCGCGTCGGCCAGGTGGTGCGCACCCTGGCGCAGCCGGGGGAGGGCGGTCTCTCCACCGCCGGCATCGCGGTGATCCACGAGGTGGTCGGCCCGGTGCAGGGCCTCGGCGCGGACCGGCTGACGGTGCTCGGCCAGATGGTCGCGACCGCCGGGCTGCCGCCCGGGATGCCGCGGCCGGTGCTCGGCGAAAGGGTCGCGGTGAGCGGGCTGCGCCGGCCGGACGGCAGCATCGCGGCGAGCCGGATCGACCCGGCCGGCGACGCGCCGGACCTCGTCGCCGGCCCGGTGCGGCGCGGGCCCGCGGGCGCCCTGCGCATCGGCAACCTGCCGCTCTCGGGTCTCGATCCGGCGCTCGCCGGCGGCCGGGCGGTGGTCCAGGGCAGCCTCGCGGGCGGGCGGCTCGCGGTGATGCGGGGGCTGCCGGCGAGCGAGCCGTTCGGCGCCGAGGTGCGGCGCCTCTCGATCGAGGCCTACGTGACCCGCGAGGGCGGCGCTCTGCGCACCGGCGCCGGCTACGCGGTGACCGGCCGCGGCGGCCTCGTCCCGGCCGGCGGCGGGCTCGCGATCCTCGACGGCCGCGCCGGCCGCGGCGGCCGGCTCGACCTCGAGGGCGTGCGCCTGCGGCCCGACCCGGCCGGGCGGGAGGGCGGCCGCGGGCAGGGCGGCCCGGGCCGTCCGGGTCAGGGCGGATCCCGGGGCGGTCCGGGCGGCGGACAGGGCGGTCCTCACGGGGGCTCCCATGGTGGCGCCTCTGGCGGCTCCCGCGGTGGTTCCCCCGGCGGCCCGCGCGGCGAGCCCGGCGGGCGATCCGGCGGGTTCGGCCGGTCGCCCGATCTCGGCGGGGACCGGCCGTTCGGCGGCTCCGAAGGCGGACGCTTCGGCGGCCCGGGCCGCGGCGAGATCGACCCGCGCCTGCCGGGCGGGGACGGGATGGGCCGCTTCGGCGGGCCCGGCGGCCAAGGTGGCATCGGAGGCCAGGGCGGCATGGGAGGCGGCTTCGGCGGGCCGGGCGGCCTGGCTCCGCAGGGGGGGCCCGGCGGGTTCGGCCGGCCGGGCGGCGGCGAGGGCTTCGGCGGCGGCGGCGGGTTCGGGGGCGGGGGCCGCCGCTGA
- a CDS encoding DUF6502 family protein: MSEPIPRLPPDAGALQAPLARLLRPLVRLFVRSGITFPALTDLLRELYVNVAEYDFALPGKDQTDSRVSLLTGIHRKEVRRLRGAGAPVSAVPAAVSRTSRIIARWVAAPDFTEADGRPKPLPRAAESGPSFESLVASVTKDLRPRAVLDEWLDRGLVTLDDEERIVLAEAAFVPSGGGSQQLYYFGRNLHDHIAAAVANILEEKPRFLERAVHYDGLSPALARRLEGRAREIAMEALQQANREAHAACETDPGGDARWNFGIYIYAEEAPRPEPKA; the protein is encoded by the coding sequence ATGTCAGAGCCGATCCCACGATTGCCGCCGGATGCCGGCGCGCTGCAGGCCCCGCTCGCCCGGCTGCTGCGCCCGCTGGTGCGCCTGTTCGTGCGCAGCGGGATCACCTTCCCGGCGCTGACCGACCTGCTGCGCGAGCTCTACGTGAACGTCGCCGAGTACGACTTCGCCCTGCCCGGCAAGGACCAGACCGACAGCCGGGTGAGCCTGCTCACCGGCATCCACCGCAAGGAGGTGCGGCGCCTGCGCGGGGCAGGCGCGCCGGTGAGCGCGGTGCCGGCCGCGGTCTCGCGCACCAGCCGCATCATCGCCCGCTGGGTCGCCGCGCCCGACTTCACCGAGGCCGACGGCCGGCCGAAGCCCCTGCCTCGCGCGGCCGAGAGCGGCCCGTCCTTCGAGAGCCTGGTCGCCTCCGTGACCAAGGACCTGCGCCCGCGGGCGGTGCTGGACGAGTGGCTCGACCGCGGCCTCGTCACCCTGGACGACGAGGAGCGCATCGTGCTGGCCGAGGCGGCCTTCGTGCCGAGCGGCGGCGGCAGCCAGCAGCTCTACTATTTCGGCCGCAACCTCCACGACCACATCGCCGCCGCGGTCGCCAACATCCTGGAGGAGAAGCCGCGCTTCCTGGAGCGCGCCGTGCATTACGACGGGCTGTCGCCCGCCTTGGCGCGGCGGCTGGAGGGGCGGGCGCGGGAGATCGCCATGGAGGCGCTGCAGCAGGCCAACCGCGAGGCGCATGCGGCCTGCGAGACCGATCCGGGCGGCGACGCGCGCTGGAACTTCGGCATCTACATCTATGCCGAAGAGGCCCCTCGGCCCGAGCCGAAGGCGTGA
- a CDS encoding outer membrane protein: protein MPAQVCLAGALALTAVLTSLSPAAAADLPRRAAPPPAFTPVPVFTWTGFYAGVNAGAGFGGGGGTFTDATYGTATLGHRDAAFVGGGQIGYNYQFTPGSGFVIGAEADIQGTTFGRARSGLVGSTTFYDVGPSLDWFGTVRGRIGYAFDRFLVYGTGGFAYGGGGTPANASYYTGTLPGTFRTGWTAGGGVEYAITERLSARIEALYVSLDRNGGSGGLVYDTGTNAYYGLGKPKSEFGVVRAGLNYRFSTD from the coding sequence TTGCCAGCGCAAGTCTGCTTGGCCGGCGCGCTCGCCCTCACGGCTGTCCTCACGTCCCTGTCGCCGGCCGCCGCCGCAGACCTGCCGCGCCGGGCCGCCCCGCCGCCGGCCTTCACCCCCGTCCCGGTCTTCACCTGGACCGGCTTCTATGCCGGCGTGAACGCGGGCGCCGGATTCGGCGGCGGGGGCGGCACCTTCACGGATGCCACCTACGGCACCGCGACCCTGGGCCACCGCGACGCCGCCTTCGTGGGCGGCGGCCAGATCGGCTACAATTACCAGTTCACGCCGGGCTCCGGCTTCGTGATCGGCGCCGAGGCCGACATCCAGGGCACCACCTTCGGGCGGGCCCGCAGCGGGCTCGTCGGGTCCACGACCTTCTACGACGTCGGCCCGAGCCTCGACTGGTTCGGCACGGTGCGCGGCCGGATCGGCTACGCCTTCGACCGCTTCCTGGTCTACGGCACCGGCGGCTTCGCCTATGGCGGCGGCGGCACCCCGGCGAACGCCTCGTATTATACCGGCACCCTGCCGGGGACCTTCCGCACCGGCTGGACCGCCGGCGGCGGCGTCGAATACGCCATCACCGAGCGCCTGAGCGCCCGGATCGAGGCGCTCTACGTCAGCCTCGACCGCAACGGCGGCAGCGGCGGCCTCGTCTACGACACCGGGACCAACGCCTACTACGGCCTCGGCAAGCCCAAGTCGGAGTTCGGCGTGGTGCGCGCCGGCCTGAATTACCGGTTCTCGACGGACTGA